The genome window ATGCCTTTAGGAGGATAAGAACAACGGTTTCGCTTCTTCCAAAGAGATCGGACTGAACTGCAGTTGAGCTATTCTCCTAACAGACTGCTGGGCATTCAGTAACCAGCTCCGGGACTGCTCTGCATGGAGGACATGACCGTCTGAGTATACTCAACAAAAGGGGTGGGAATCACAAGAGGCCACACCATACAATATCACGATACTTATCACAACATATTAATgcgattttaaatatattgcattttattacattattttccaacttcaaattattGCCCCAAAGGAAAACTTTATCAATATccgttttatctaaaaagatacgtTTCTATGTTCATTACACAATTGATTTAGTGATTGAATTATTAAATGATTATTCTAGtaccaaaaagttaaattctcatGTGAAATAtatgtatacgtgtgtgtgtgtgtgtgtgtgtgtgtgtgtgtggtagacactatatttaaaataatttgtttattatttgtcataatcaaataactttaaaaacagacaactatGTACATTTACGaatgattatttttaaagtcctcaACACATTTCAAACACATGGTCAAACATCGAGCACAGGGATGTCAAAGAGGACACAGAAAGCCTTCAGTCTCTTCCAGATTGTAGACATATTCACGGTCGGACGGAGGCGGAGATAAACGATGGAGTGGAGAAAAAACTAAAGAGCAGAGTCAAACGTGATTAATACAAATATCAATATTTGTtagatatgaatatatacagCCAGGTAATAAGGTGCAATTACCTTCAGAGGACATAAGCTTTGTGATCAGATCTGCTTTCATTACCTCTATAAAATGAGGAAAAGCATACTTCAAACATCTGCAACAGTCAAATAAACTGACAAAACACAATCACAATTTACTTAACATTAATAAGATACAAGGGCCCTACCTTTGCTTGGGTGGAGTAGGTCCCGCAGTTCCTTTGCTAAATCTGCAACaaatggtttttaatttttttgttattaaaccTCATGTAACACACATGTAAAAGCCCTCGGCACTGAAAGAAACACGCACAAGGCATTACATAAAGGCATTACACTGTGATGTATAAACGATAAACCAGTGTCAGTAAAGGAAGAGCTTGACGCCTGTTATATATCCTGATCACTTCATATCAGGTGCACAGCACTAAGAGCAAATTTACCGACAGTAATGTTGTATTGACCAGTTAATCAgggatataaatatatacagtgaaTAAattgtagggctgggtaccaaattcaatacttttagGCACTGAATTGCCTTTAAAGTATTAAGTGTCTGTAAAATGCTGCATCATTCAATATCCAATTTCAATGCTtaaaaaaaggtcccatggcatgaaaatttcactcagtttttttttttttaacattaatatgcattcccccagcctgcctttggtcctccagtggctagaaatggtgacaggtataaaccaagccctgggcatctgctctgcctttgagaaaattaaatttCAATTGGGCCAATCTGTGTGAGGGGTGTGTgcatctctcacacccctcttgactggttccgctcacatctctccgaccgcactcagtttattcaactcaaatccttcacatcccacccttcccctgttactactggcgtcccacaaggttcagttcttggccccctccttttcatcacatacctacttccccttggcaatatctcccgcaaattcaacattaattttcattgttacgcagacgacacccagctctacttatccagcaaacccacctcctcgctcccccACTTTTCCCTTACTATctgcttacttgaaataaaagactggttcacctcaaacttccttaaactaaacagtgataaaaccgaactcctcctcgtagccaccaaatccaccctatccaaaatcaatagtttcactctaccaatcgacaactccttggtctccccttcccctcaggttaAGAGTCTAGGCGTCATTCTCgattcctctctctcctttcagtcacacataaattatatctgccggtctgcatacttaCACCTACGCAATATCAACCGCCTACGTCcctcccttaccactcacactgcctccatccttatccacagcctcgtcacctcccgccttgactactgcAACGCcctcctttttggccttcctcaaaaatccctccataaacttcaacttcttcagaactcagcagctcgtgtcatcaccagaaccccctcttttcatcatataaccctgGTCCTTCAGCAGCTCTATTGGCTtccagttcaattcagaatacaatttaaaatccttctgcatactttcaaagccatccataaccttgctcctccatatctatcagaactcctacacattgccgccccctcccactccctcagatcctcctcctctatccacctcactgtccccccagcccgacttgtcaccatggggaacagagccttcagccgctctgctccccagctctggaactcactcccacctgaCCTCCGCAATCTcgactctctccccctgttcaaaactagactaaaaacccaccTGTtgcagctcgcttatctgtaaatacactgttccggttttgttttgtttgtttttcttttttgtttgttttgttataactgcttacacttttctgttccctgtagagagagagagagagagagagagagagagagagagagagagagagagagagagagaggagagaggcggcttacaaacaagcaaagtggcagttgggaaagagacttcagatatggtattaggggaccactaaggtctatataaaagcatccaagagcatcatgtcatgggaccttaaagGAGCAAATCTTAGCAGTGGCAGTGAGCCACTAAGCATggagcatgcttctaccaagatctaataatgctgctAATTGGCTCTATAACGTTACATGTcgtagagacacgcaggaaGAACTCTACGTTACGCATAGTCATGTTACTACACGTGTTGTAGTAGGGCtagagctgaaaaataaataaaaagatttgtggcataatgttgtaatttatttattattaatgttattggTATCAAATATTatgaacgatacccagccctaaccaattgtttttaacttcacaTTTAATCGACTGTTGTTTTTAGATTAATCTGGCAAGGGGTCAAGCTCAAGCTAAAATTGAGCTTTACCTTGTCATTCTGACAAAAACACACTTCAGAAATTGTACAAACGTCAACACTTACATTCAGACGCATTAGTTCTTTGAGCCTTCATACATGATGACCGAAGGTGCTGTCGCATGTCCTCCGTGTCCGTCCGTTTAGATTTGGTGCCATATTTGGCATGAGCTGAAGCCTGACATGGGGCGATGCTGCTTTCTGTCTCAACTGAAGTGGACATGGCTGGTTTGGCGTTCAGTAAAAGTTCTTCTGGCGGTGGGACTGGCAATGCGAAAGGAACCGAGCTGACAGAGAGTTTGTTAAGAAGTACAACATCTATTGGTCCATTGATGCTTTTCAGATGGATCTGATACTTTGCTGGGCTGTTCTGGACCTGAAAGAAGATGTATGCGGTGCATATACTAGATCATCTCATCTGAATTAAAGAAAGCAAACTAAGAAGAAATTACAGCAGCTTGCAGAGATGCAGGACTTACAGCTTTGGGAATGGGAACATCTAGCTGTGTGCCAGATGGTGCTCGTACTGCCAAGAGATTATGGCCTGGAGAAAGAAGTGAGTAGATATCTTTTCAAATGACAATAATTCAATCTGGTCTtttgtattaaaagtaaaatgttattgGCTCTTTTTGCCCCATGCTAAAAAACTGCAACAATGTCAGCTTGTGGTTTTTACTGCTGTTGATATTAGTCACTGGTTCTCAAACTGTGGTACAAGTACCACTGGTGATACACATGCTCCCTCTAATGGTGCTAGGATGGAATCGCTGATATAGACAAACACTtactttaaattacttttagtAGTTTAACTACTTTTATTGGAAGGTCTGTAGTATttctttaatattgtttttaaatgaatttatttattttatatttctttattccaAGAAGTACAACTTCGTCCGTGATGGCTCCTTCCAGTGTAATAGTTTTACGTTACTTTAGTGTCCCTTTTAAAATCCTTGCTCCTTACGAGCTCTTTCCATCTTGGAAAAGCCACTCTGGTATTAACTTTGGTTTTGTTGCTTTGCCTGTTGCGTTGTCGttttaattctctttttaaCTTCCTTGACGACTCTGTTACATGTCCTAGAGAATAGGCTTTAAATCTGCCAGCAGTAGTGAGTAATCTCCCCCTGGCATTTGCCACTGAGTGTAAAAGCGCGAAATGCGAAGGTATGTCCCTCTTTggcaaatgtattttaaagatggaggcCCAACATGGCTGCAGCCATTCGAGCAAGTCGCTCGTATGTATTCTGAATGGCAGATTCTATGCTTACGAGAATACTTTGATTAGTTGGTGGAAGTAGTTACACATGAATGAGTACCtatttgtgaaagaacaaaaggttttttttgttttttgtcaactcaaaaaaattacacaatggAGCTTTAAGCAGCGGCAGAAGTCTCCAGAGCACCTGCTAGCAGCAAATGATGTAAAACAGTAAGGAAATATGAGCCGAGTCTGGAGTTTTGATTCAGTTAGAGTGGGATGGAGAAAGTAAAGTTACAGCATGGCTGTGGGTGTCAtcaataaatattgtttttaggaATGACCCTGCCTCCTGCATGAACTGTCCGTGGCTAAATAGGGTAGGTGCCACTCTATTTTAACGTGGGCCATTATGGTGGTACTTAGAGAGGCTAATATTTTCGGAAGTGGTACCAGGTGTTAAAAGTTTCAGAAACACTGGTCTGGGAAAATACAGGGAATCAGCAAAACAACAATTCTACAATCATTAAAAAATTCAACATCTTGCCTGTTCATGAGATTAAAATTGtcccaacacattttttaatattgcaGAAATATCAATGAGGAatcatttttagatttatttcatGACTATTTCATGAAAAGTCCCCATTGCCCATGTTTTCATGTATGTTTAGATTTAAACGGTTGgaatataatgtttttttatcttgaatttTTGAGGGTTTCTACAGATACATCAAGCAGTGCAAATTATCAGCCGCAGAGATGAAGAAGGAAGAAATGTGGCGAGGACATATTTGTCGAAAAGCAGGGCTCGGATGTGTACGTCGCTCTACTGACTCTCACTGCTTCTCTACGTGGAATTTCAAAAATATATGTTGACACAAAAATGTACACAAGAGTAAATGTAACTTACCACTGAAGCAGTTGCAGATGTCTTCATGATTCACATAGGTCAGAGTTGAATAAGTTAAAGTTCAACTTGAAATATTGGGTAAGTTTGAGGAGAGATCAGGATGATGTCAGTGTGTCAGAAAGTAGCAGGCCTGCATTACAGATATgttcattataaatgattagGCCAAAGAAAGTACAGCATTTGTGTCATAAAAGACTACAAATTCTGAATAAATATGTGAAAAATGCTGTCCGACATGTCATTTTCAGTGcaaatgttacttttaaaagcaggaaaagaTTTTAccctaaacaaaacaaaacaaaaaaaacatacatttgtgCACTTTTGCTATGTTTTTGTGAAAAGGATATTCGTTGCAGTCTTCTGTTGTGTTCCTAATGCTCTGTTCAACCCAGGATTTCTGCTGGTCTAACATGCATTCTTTCTGCTCCAAGTCCTCCAGCTCATACTTCAACTCCATCAGTCTGTCGTTTGACCCGTGTGCATTTTCTCCTGGCATTGTACCCCTTATTTAGAAAAAGCACATGTATTATATTGTAAATCATATTTTGCACCACACTCTTGACACACAAGCCCATTAAAATGCATGCAGACAAGACAGGGTTAAAGACTTACTTCCACTTTACAGTGCTCTTGGAGATTTTTGAGATTAAACCAACACCCTCCAGCACATTCGTGATGTCATAGATTCGCCTTTTCTGTCCAACAGCCAGGACACCGATAGCCtaaaaaaggacacaaaaaagCCTTCTTAGCCTTATCctataaaaaaattgtttcacaAATGTCCACACAGTCTATAACCCGCGCGTCTCGGTGTCTAAATCCAAACCTTGCTTTCAATAATATACTAACAATTAAGCACTTAAACTGTGGCACTCATCATACTTTTCTTGTCTTGAAGATGCACCCACAATATTGATCACATTTTGTTTCTATAGAAGTTAATTGCACTTattaactttaacttttcagAAAAACAGCTTCTGCTAAATGAATGTAATataatgcaatgtttaaaaGGTCTTCACTGGAATGGaatgtgaaatgaaaacatGAGAGCTAAGAAATCTAGATCTGTTCTAATCcaactttttctttgtttttcacgTTTGGTTACAGTACAGAGAGACACTAAGGTATCAAGAGTCCCGCATTTCTGACAAAGTTtgataaaacaatacaaaagaaGAAATCTAAAAGtgtaattgtatttattgtcaATATATGATAAACATTTCCAGTGTTGTGACTGTCGCGGCTCACTTACCTGTTTGAGGTCCAGCACACCGCCATCGGCTTGTTGTAACATGCTGACAAACCTCGTGGTGAGCGTATGAAGGCTCCTCAGACTCCTTTGGTATTTGGGGTTCTGTTGGTCTGGCGTGGCGGTCACTTCGTCTGAACTATTTGGGCTACGTTCAGGATCCATTCTGCTGGATgtgtgaggaaaacaaataaacCCGGGAGCCTAATGCgagctgtgttgtttgaatcAGCTGCAGAGAGCCCGCTTCAGACTACcggaaaaaatgttttacttcaaaataaaatcttgtCAGGGTTTCTTGTATGAGCactcggtttttttttttttttatatggatACTGTGAAAAATAATCTGAGTAGAAAACATAGTCACGTTCGTTTCGTCTCGACACTGCTAGTTTCTTAATGGCGCAGATTTATTATGAAAAGTGTGTAACGTTACTCCGGAAACCCTAACATTGTTTGTATCTTTTTACGTTCTCTCAATAAAGCCATGCTTTTTACTAATACGTCCTTTTACTCATGCATCACTGTTGtaaagtgttttatttattgtataagTTTTGGTCGTTCAAAAGAGCGTCAATGCATGCGTACAAGCAGACTGTCGTCATGACCTCAGTACAAAGCGTGAAAATGAAGAGAATAAACGGTGTTTACCTTGTTGTCGGGACCAGCGCTAACGTCACAAAGCGTTGCTGCTGGCGACACTAAGCTAACAGTCCGAAAGACGACAACCGATAGTATTTAACTTGAGCAACAAGTTTTGGCGGGCAGGTACATTTATCTAAACTAAAGCTTATGTTTTAT of Etheostoma spectabile isolate EspeVRDwgs_2016 chromosome 1, UIUC_Espe_1.0, whole genome shotgun sequence contains these proteins:
- the LOC116692844 gene encoding transcription factor E2F4; this translates as MDPERSPNSSDEVTATPDQQNPKYQRSLRSLHTLTTRFVSMLQQADGGVLDLKQAIGVLAVGQKRRIYDITNVLEGVGLISKISKSTVKWKGTMPGENAHGSNDRLMELKYELEDLEQKECMLDQQKSWVEQSIRNTTEDCNDLTYVNHEDICNCFSGHNLLAVRAPSGTQLDVPIPKAVQNSPAKYQIHLKSINGPIDVVLLNKLSVSSVPFALPVPPPEELLLNAKPAMSTSVETESSIAPCQASAHAKYGTKSKRTDTEDMRQHLRSSCMKAQRTNASEYLAKELRDLLHPSKEVMKADLITKLMSSEVFSPLHRLSPPPSDREYVYNLEETEGFLCPL